In Vigna unguiculata cultivar IT97K-499-35 chromosome 3, ASM411807v1, whole genome shotgun sequence, a single genomic region encodes these proteins:
- the LOC114179233 gene encoding uncharacterized protein LOC114179233 has protein sequence MEGLLPLVFRAIKKRKTRRQYQCLSSGAALSHNMNVRDYYYVQEPSTSTQKVVHDHAENNVGYMRHDSCREFSDDFSSQQRTFAAVSPDSKQLVRFRSLRMFPCLAG, from the coding sequence ATGGAGGGTCTTCTACCTCTGGTTTTCAGAGCAATCAAGAAACGCAAGACTCGCAGGCAATACCAGTGTTTGTCTTCTGGGGCTGCTCTAAGCCACAACATGAACGTGCGCGACTATTATTACGTGCAAGAACCTTCAACTTCAACGCAAAAAGTGGTTCATGATCATGCAGAAAATAACGTTGGTTATATGCGACATGATTCTTGTAGGGAATTCTCTGACGACTTTTCTTCCCAACAAAGAACCTTTGCTGCTGTCTCACCCGATTCGAAGCAACTCGTCCGGTTTAGAAGTCTGAGAATGTTTCCATGCCTTGCTGGTTAG
- the LOC114176316 gene encoding WEB family protein At4g27595, chloroplastic-like, whose translation MGDVPSNRAWVYDRNYSGRRGLKESFVKGVEEFIQIARQYKYYEPDGGIRCPCIKCDLTKILKDEVVKVHLYKHGFKPNYWIWIDHGEEMPRVDLHEDDNCSRVEGVDRKRKERPYEIKQLAANYTCGNVVDRKRKVKPYVIKQLAANYTCANDSLKQQRLTSSCNNEDLTQLRQQNLALKKENEQLKQQQLTSSCNYEDLTQLRQQILALKKENEQLKQQQLTFSCNYEDLTQLRQQILALKKENEQLKQQPLTSSCNCEYLTQLRQEILALKKENEQLTREFQSLRSLVMQFVPPDARLLLQQQQSNTNLQNPEIHQEAHSKQQQND comes from the coding sequence ATGGGTGATGTTCCTTCCAATCGTGCTTGGGTGTATGATCGTAATTATAGTGGTAGAAGAGGTTTGAAGGAGTCTTTTGTAAAAGGAGTTGAAGAGTTTATCCAAATAGCTCGAcaatacaaatattatgaaCCTGATGGAGGGATTAGATGTCCATGCATAAAATGCGACTtaacaaagattttaaaagatGAGGTTGTTAAAGTCCACCTTTATAAACATGGGTTCAAACCAAATTACTGGATTTGGATAGATCACGGTGAAGAAATGCCACGTGTTGATTTACATGAAGATGATAATTGCAGTCGGGTTGAGGGTGTTgatagaaaaaggaaagaaagaccTTACGAGATTAAACAACTTGCTGCAAATTATACATGTGGAAATGTTGTTGATAGAAAAAGGAAAGTAAAACCTTACGTGATTAAACAACTTGCTGCAAATTATACATGTGCAAATGATAGCCTCAAGCAACAACGACTGACTTCCTCTTGCAATAATGAGGACCTTACCCAACTTAGACAACAAAATTTGGCACTTAAGAAGGAAAATGAGCAATTGAAGCAGCAACAACTGACTTCCTCTTGCAATTATGAGGACCTTACCCAACTTAGACAACAAATTTTGGCACTTAAGAAGGAAAATGAGCAATTGAAGCAACAACAACTGACTTTCTCTTGCAATTATGAGGACCTTACCCAACTTAGACAACAAATTTTAGCACTTAAGAAGGAAAATGAGCAATTGAAGCAACAACCACTGACTTCCTCTTGCAATTGTGAGTACCTTACCCAACTTAGACAAGAAATTTTAGCACTTAAGAAGGAAAATGAGCAATTGACTCGTGAGTTTCAATCCCTTCGATCACTAGTTATGCAATTCGTCCCTCCTGATGCCCGACTTCTCCTTCAGCAGCAACAATCCAATACCAACCTGCAAAATCCAGAAATCCATCAAGAGGCACACtctaaacaacaacaaaatgatTAG